The Megalops cyprinoides isolate fMegCyp1 chromosome 10, fMegCyp1.pri, whole genome shotgun sequence genome window below encodes:
- the oscp1b gene encoding protein OSCP1 — protein MSSRTLPLLFINLGGEMLYILDQRLRAQNIPTDKAKKVMNDIITTMFNKKFLEELFKPQELYSKKALRTVFDRLAHASIMRLNQASMDKLYDLMTMAFKYQVLLCPRPKDILLVSFNHMDAIKDFVRDAPSILNQVDETYRQLIEIYTPLSGGEFQLIRQTLLIFFQDMHIRVSIFLKDKVQNSNGRFVLPTSGPVPYGTQVPGLIRIFSCNGEEVKRLQFHNGGSYSSALREGSFELFGERVIKLGTNMYSVSRPVETHMSGTAKNSAQHTKVNTAPNPLAKEELNLLARLMGGLEVQKPTNADTGFRVNLFATDEEEEEALISRPAELSYEVINIQATKDQQASAELARIMGEFKEEGAPSESPSSKGEDLLAMMDGL, from the exons ATGTCGTCGAGGACGTTACCTCTGCTTTTTATTAATCTTGGAGGAGAAATGCTGTACATCCTGGATCAACGTCTGCGAGCACAGAACATCCCAACCGATAAAGCCAAGAAAG tcatgaatgacatcatcaccaccatGTTCAATAAGAAGttcctggaggagctgtttAAGCCCCAGGAGCTGTACTCTAAGAAGGCCCTGAGGACTGTGTTTGACCGCCTGGCCCACGCGTCCATCATGAGGCTCAACCAGGCCAGCATGGACAAG CTCTATGATCTGATGACCATGGCGTTCAAGTACCAAGTCCTGCTCTGTCCTCGGCCCAAAGACATTCTGCTGGTGTCCTTCAATCACATGGACGCCATCAAGGACTTTGTGAGGGACGCCCCCAGCATTCTCAACCAGGTGGATGAAACGTACAGACAGCTGATTGAG ATCTACACACCTCTGTCTGGAGGAGAATTCCAGCTGATCAGACAAACACtgctcattttctttcaagaCATGCACATTCGG GTGTCGATATTCCTGAAGGACAAAGTGCAGAACTCCAACGGACGCTTCGTCCTCCCGACCTCTGGGCCCGTTCCGTATGGGACGCAGGTCCCTGGGTTAATCAG GATCTTCAGCTGTAACGGAGAGGAGGTGAAGAGGCTGCAGTTCCACAATGGGGGCAGCTACTCCAGCGCGCTGCGGGAGGGCTCCTTCGAGCTGTTTGGAGAACGAGTCATCAAACTGGGTACCAACAT GTACAGCGTGAGTCGGCCAGTTGAGACACACATGTCAGGAACAGCGAAAAACTCCGCCCAGCACACCAAG GTGAACACAGCCCCTAACCCCCTGGCTAAAGAGGAGCTGAACCTGCTCGCTCGATTGATGGGAGGTCTGGAGGTTCAGAAACCAACCAACGCAGACACCGGGTTCCGGGTCAACCTGTTCGCCACCgacgaggaagagga GGAAGCTTTGATATCCAGACCTGCAGAGCTCTCATACGAAGTCATAAATATCCAAGCAACAAAG GACCAGCAGGCCAGTGCCGAATTGGCTCGGATCATGGGGGAGTTCAAGGAAGAGGGGGCGCCGTCGGAGAGTCCCAGCAGTAAGGGGGAGGACCTTCTGGCCATGATGGATGGACTCTGA
- the LOC118785171 gene encoding cornifelin-like, translated as MSNPAITHQPGGGQYGTNVQTGEWSTGLCSCCSDLLVCALGFFCPIALGCYTANKYGENACLACIPGGMTAMRTHMRLTYGIQGTICNDALMTFCCGFCEMCRMAREIRIRNGDA; from the exons ATGTCGAACCCAGCGATCACCCACCAGCCCGGCGGAGGGCAGTACGGAACCAACGTGCAGACAGGAGAGTGGAGCACAGGACTCTGCTCCTGCTGTAGTGACTTACTGGTCT GTGCTCTGGGCTTCTTCTGCCCAATTGCACTGGGCTGCTATACAGCTAACAAGTACGGAGAGAATGCCTGTTTGGCCTGTATCCCGGGAGGAATGACCGCTATGAGAACTCACATGCGGCTGACATATGGTATCCAG GGCACAATATGCAATGATGCGTTGATGACCTTCTGCTGTGGATTCTGTGAGATGTGTCGGATGGCGAGAGAAATACGTATCCGGAATGGagatgcataa
- the stk40 gene encoding serine/threonine-protein kinase 40 → MSKRRISERGAGETSGRASKLLCPGISGNNAKRAGPFILGPRLGNSPVQSIVQCLARKDGTDDFYQLKILTLEERADAAAETQEERQGKMLLHTEYSLLSLLHSQDGVVHHHGLFQDRAYEIVEDLDSNKVRKMKKRICLVLDCLCAHDFSDKTADLINLQHYVIKEKRLSERETIVIFYDVVRVVEALHKKNIVHRDLKLGNMVLNKRTHRITITNFCLGKHLVSEDDLLKDQRGSPAYISPDVLSGRPYRGKPSDMWALGVVLFTMLYGQFPFYDSIPQELFRKIKAAEYTIPEDGRVSDSTVCLIRKLLVLDPQQRLTAAEVLESLSSIIASWQSVSSLCGPLQVVPDIDDQVNHPEHLQEAKVMEESSQYEFENYMRQQLLLAEEKNTIHEAKGFLSKRQFGSVPPVRRLGHDAQPVSPLDAAILAQRFLRK, encoded by the exons ATGTCAAAGCGACGCATTTCAGAGAGGGGCGCTGGGGAGACCTCCGGCAGGGCCAGCAAGCTCCTGTGTCCCGGGATATCGGGAAACAACGCCAAGAGAGCAGGCCCTTTCATCCTCG GACCTCGGCTGGGGAATTCTCCTGTGCAGAGCATAGTTCAGTGTCTGGCAAGAAAAGATGGGACAGATGATTTCTATCAGCTGAAG ATCCTGACCCTGGAGGAGCGGGCGGACGCGGCGGCGGAGACGCAGGAGGAGCGGCAGGGGAAGATGCTGCTGCACACCGAGTACtcgctgctgtctctgctgcacAGCCAGGACGGCGTGGTGCACCACCACGGCCTCTTCCAG GACCGCGCATACGAGATCGTGGAGGACCTGGACTCCAACAAGGtgaggaagatgaagaagaggatCTGCCTGGTGCTGGACTGCCTGTGCGCCCACGACTTCAGCGACAAGACGGCCGACCTCATCAACCTGCAGCATTACGTCATCAAGGAGAAGCGtctgagtgagagggagaccATCGTCATCTTCTACGACGTGGTACGAGTGGTGGAAGCCCTGCACAAG AAGAATATTGTGCACCGAGACTTGAAACTGGGAAACATGGTGCTCAACAAAAG GACTCACAGGATAACCATCACCAACTTCTGCCTGGGGAAGCACCTGGTGAGCGAGGACGACCTGCTGAAGGATCAGAGAGGGAGTCCGGCCTACATCAGCCCCGACGTGCTGAGCG GCCGTCCGTACCGCGGTAAGCCCAGCGACATGTGGGCCCTGGGGGTGGTGCTGTTCACCATGCTGTACGGGCAGTTCCCCTTCTACGACAGCATACCTCAGGAGCTCTTCCGCAAGATCAAAGCTGCTGAGTACACCATTCCAGA GGACGGCCGTGTGTCGGACAGCACCGTGTGTCTGATCCGGAAGCTGCTGGTCCTGGACCCCCAGCAGAGACTGACCGCGGCAGAGGTGCTGGAGTCCCTCAGCAGCATCATTGCCTCCTG GCAGTCGgtgtcctctctctgtgggccGCTGCAGGTGGTTCCAGACATCGACGACCAGGTGAACCACCCCGAGCATCTACAGGAG GCGAAGGTGATGGAGGAGTCGTCCCAGTATGAGTTTGAGAACTACATGcgccagcagctgctgctggctgagGAGAAAAACACTATCCACGAGGCCAAGGGCTTCCTCAGCAAGCGGCAGTTCGGCAGCGTGCCCCCGGTGCGGCGCCTGGGCCACGACGCCCAGCCCGTCAGCCCGCTGGACGCCGCCATCCTGGCCCAACGCTTCCTCAGGAAGTAg